The following are encoded in a window of Haloarcula halophila genomic DNA:
- a CDS encoding ABC transporter ATP-binding protein translates to MAQINLDTVRKEFDDDGRTIVAVNDLDLTIRDGEFLVLVGPSGCGKTTTLRSVAGLEEVTAGTITFDDEDVTDLRARDRNVAMVFQNYALYPHMNVRRNIGFGLRLSTDMSSQEIDRRVDEVAEMLGIQELLGKKPKALSGGQQQRVALGRAIIRDPEVFLMDEPLSNLDAKLRAQMRTELQELQHELDVTTVYVTHDQTEAMAMGDRIAIMNDGELQQVGTAEEVYRSPTNEFVANFIGSPSINLLTATVEGDTLKGPGGFSYRLSDPSPVEGYDRVRVGIRPEDMTLVEDGIAAAVTVVEPMGNENFCYMEMGDVDLTARIDSSLRPSPDETVQFGFEETALYLFDPETGQSLKTMTDETDVSIEDYVTRPE, encoded by the coding sequence ATGGCACAGATCAATCTCGACACAGTACGAAAGGAGTTCGACGACGACGGCCGCACCATCGTCGCGGTCAACGACCTCGATCTGACTATCCGGGACGGGGAGTTCCTCGTCCTGGTCGGTCCCTCGGGGTGTGGCAAGACGACGACGCTGCGCAGCGTCGCCGGACTCGAAGAGGTAACGGCAGGCACCATCACGTTCGACGACGAGGACGTCACGGACCTCCGGGCGCGTGACCGCAACGTTGCGATGGTGTTCCAGAACTACGCGCTGTACCCGCACATGAACGTGCGGCGAAACATCGGCTTCGGACTCCGGCTCTCGACGGACATGTCCTCCCAGGAGATCGACCGTCGCGTCGACGAGGTCGCCGAGATGCTCGGTATCCAGGAGCTTCTGGGGAAGAAACCGAAGGCACTCTCGGGTGGTCAGCAACAGCGTGTCGCGCTGGGGCGGGCGATCATCCGGGACCCCGAGGTGTTCCTGATGGACGAACCCCTCTCGAACCTGGACGCGAAACTGCGCGCACAGATGCGCACGGAACTCCAGGAACTACAACACGAACTCGACGTCACCACCGTCTACGTCACGCACGACCAGACGGAGGCGATGGCGATGGGCGACCGCATCGCCATCATGAACGACGGGGAACTCCAGCAGGTCGGGACCGCAGAGGAGGTCTACCGGAGTCCCACGAACGAGTTCGTCGCGAACTTCATCGGCTCGCCGTCGATCAACCTCCTGACCGCGACCGTCGAAGGCGACACGCTGAAAGGCCCAGGCGGGTTCAGCTACCGACTCTCGGACCCGTCGCCGGTCGAGGGGTACGACCGCGTCCGCGTGGGTATCCGGCCCGAGGACATGACACTCGTCGAGGACGGTATCGCCGCCGCAGTGACCGTCGTCGAACCGATGGGCAACGAGAACTTCTGTTACATGGAGATGGGCGACGTCGACCTGACCGCTCGCATCGACTCCAGCCTGCGCCCCAGTCCCGACGAGACGGTCCAGTTCGGGTTCGAGGAGACCGCACTGTATCTGTTCGACCCCGAGACCGGCCAGTCCCTAAAGACGATGACAGACGAGACTGACGTCTCTATCGAAGACTACGTCACACGACCTGAATAA
- a CDS encoding carbohydrate ABC transporter permease has protein sequence MRKSTRDEAIWRFLGYTFVLLVTLLMVVPIYWIIVASTLPEQAFLTAGTDIQLLPGSHFFANLEALQARESVDFIQSIGNSVFIAIVYTLLSLVLCSMGGFAFAKYEFTFKEPIFYAILATLTLPIQLLVIPLFLLISQMGLTNSYWAIILPWAANPLGIFLMRQNMKQIPDALLESARIDGATEFQLYYRIALPTMKSSLAALAIVLFLFQWNLFLFPLVVLNQGKYTIPVAINELVGAQRVYYDQIMVAAALSIIPLFLVFLFLQRHFVSGILAGSVKE, from the coding sequence ATGCGTAAGTCCACGCGCGACGAGGCGATCTGGCGGTTCCTCGGCTACACCTTCGTCCTGCTCGTAACGTTGCTGATGGTGGTCCCGATCTACTGGATCATCGTCGCTTCGACGCTGCCCGAGCAGGCGTTCCTTACCGCGGGGACCGACATCCAGTTACTCCCCGGGTCGCACTTCTTCGCGAACTTAGAGGCCCTACAGGCCCGGGAGAGCGTCGACTTCATCCAGAGCATCGGAAACTCCGTGTTCATCGCTATCGTCTACACGCTGCTGTCGCTCGTGCTGTGCTCGATGGGCGGGTTCGCCTTCGCGAAGTACGAGTTCACGTTCAAGGAGCCGATCTTCTACGCGATCCTGGCGACGCTGACCCTGCCCATCCAGTTGCTGGTCATCCCCCTGTTCCTGCTGATCTCACAGATGGGGTTGACCAACTCCTACTGGGCGATCATCCTGCCGTGGGCGGCTAACCCGCTGGGCATCTTCCTGATGCGCCAGAACATGAAACAGATCCCCGACGCCTTGCTGGAGTCGGCCCGCATCGACGGTGCGACCGAGTTCCAGCTGTACTACCGCATCGCACTCCCGACCATGAAATCGTCGCTGGCGGCGCTCGCTATCGTCCTGTTCCTCTTCCAGTGGAACCTCTTCCTGTTCCCGCTGGTCGTGTTGAACCAGGGCAAGTACACCATCCCGGTGGCGATCAACGAACTGGTCGGCGCCCAGCGTGTCTACTACGACCAGATCATGGTCGCGGCAGCGCTCAGCATCATCCCGCTGTTCCTGGTGTTCCTGTTCCTGCAGCGGCACTTCGTCAGCGGGATCCTCGCAGGCTCGGTCAAGGAGTAA
- a CDS encoding carbohydrate ABC transporter permease, whose amino-acid sequence MSTSSSNPVRDKLTAVRERAGEAVAPVWQAFIDVVRPVRQRQIRATRSVAARLPFSVSAPYLFLAPFFVLFSSFLAFPILYTVYLSFHTYQGIGNATLLWIDLGPIQFELTRIAQLEYVGIQNYQRLLGDTLFQNALANTTFILLVQVPLMIVLGLALALALNASWMRFKGLFRTTIALPVAANLVAYATVFLLLLQDNGLVNTLFQMLGFPTVPWLSGGTALIPGPLKSVLGTGFWPRISLVGAVTWRWTGYNMIILLAGLQSVPQQLYEAAEIDGASRWEKFRYVTLPQLRPVLLFVVVTSTIGTFRLFSEPLIISEGGASLSATRTLVVYIYNIAFQQFQLGYASAMTVVLVAIVAVLSIVQLRIGGESDA is encoded by the coding sequence ATGTCGACCAGCTCCTCAAACCCGGTTAGAGACAAGCTCACTGCGGTCCGCGAACGGGCGGGCGAGGCCGTCGCACCGGTCTGGCAGGCGTTCATCGACGTCGTCCGGCCGGTCCGACAGCGTCAGATCCGAGCGACCCGGTCGGTCGCCGCCCGGCTCCCGTTCTCGGTGAGCGCGCCGTATCTCTTCCTAGCACCGTTTTTCGTCCTGTTCAGCTCCTTTCTCGCCTTCCCGATCCTCTATACGGTGTACCTCTCTTTCCACACCTACCAGGGGATCGGCAACGCGACGCTGCTGTGGATCGACCTCGGTCCGATCCAGTTCGAGCTGACACGCATCGCCCAACTGGAGTACGTCGGGATCCAGAACTACCAGCGGTTGCTCGGTGACACGCTGTTCCAGAACGCACTGGCGAATACGACCTTCATCCTGCTCGTGCAGGTCCCGCTGATGATCGTTCTCGGCTTAGCACTCGCGCTGGCGCTGAACGCCTCCTGGATGCGGTTCAAGGGGCTGTTCCGGACGACGATCGCCCTGCCTGTCGCCGCCAACCTGGTCGCGTACGCGACCGTGTTCCTGTTGCTGTTGCAGGACAACGGGCTCGTGAACACGCTGTTCCAGATGCTCGGGTTCCCGACGGTCCCGTGGCTCAGCGGCGGGACAGCATTGATACCCGGCCCGCTGAAGTCGGTTCTCGGAACGGGGTTCTGGCCGCGCATCTCGCTGGTCGGCGCGGTCACCTGGCGCTGGACCGGTTACAACATGATCATCCTGCTGGCCGGACTCCAGAGTGTCCCCCAGCAACTGTACGAGGCCGCCGAGATCGACGGGGCCAGCCGCTGGGAGAAGTTCCGGTACGTCACGCTCCCGCAACTGCGTCCGGTCCTGCTGTTCGTGGTCGTCACCTCGACCATCGGGACCTTCCGGCTGTTCTCCGAGCCGCTGATCATCTCGGAGGGCGGCGCGTCGCTGTCGGCGACCCGCACCCTCGTGGTGTACATCTACAACATCGCCTTCCAGCAGTTCCAGCTGGGGTACGCCAGCGCGATGACCGTCGTGCTGGTCGCTATCGTCGCGGTCCTCTCGATCGTCCAGCTCCGGATCGGAGGTGAGTCGGATGCGTAA